Part of the Macrobrachium rosenbergii isolate ZJJX-2024 chromosome 30, ASM4041242v1, whole genome shotgun sequence genome is shown below.
tcttgcaaaaattgttattgtttacaaaaaagaaaattattttgttatactcatattttttggtggtcagtcacccccttgtataatcttttaattgtcctgtccctgcttctggaCGGTTGATCCTActtctttgtaaaacctcttaaatatttaaccatgttttggcagttctactaattcttcaattgcgttggattccaggtacatatttttttcctttgtaatccctatTTGTCATTCATAtgagctttctctttgtaaacttacttttatatttcttcagcctgcTAAGTACAGGACGACAGACCGTCGAAAGGCCtcatgcagcactccagtgtttcctttcctattttatatatatatatatatatatatatatatatatatatatatatatatatatatatatatatatatatatatatatatatatatatatatatatatatatatatatattcacatgtatgtatatgtgtatgtgcatgcaaaCAGACAGATAAGTGAATAGAGATTCAACACAATACACATACATGGCGGCCTGGTTTCGTAACTAActcagcataaaaaaaactaagccaGAATCAGTGAGATAACATTATGAGAAAACCATTTGATAAGATTTAAAATGAGGAACAGAGCAAACAAAACACACTTCCCTTTCGGGCCCAGGATAAAGCAAGGACATTTGCTTATCTATCTCGGATCTCAAGTCATCCTCAGGTAAACATGTTTTCAAGGAGAACTCTATTTCCGTAGCCAAATGGAATCGGTCGTCGAGGGAGGGGTTGGTCAGAACTCAGTTTTGAatcaaagcctctctctctctctcctctctctctctctctctctctctctctctctctctctctctctctcagatatacgTAATGGGAAGGATGCAGATGAACTtcagatgtttttattgtttatgcatgCAATCAGGTATCTTGTATAAActaatttatttcaaaaaatgCTGCATTTTCTATCTCCTAAAAATGGCTGCATCATTTTATCATAaggggctagagagagagagagagagagagaacagtgttcTCTAtgattttctatcatttttttctaCGGCTAATTTTTCCAAAACACAAAGGCTGAAAAGTAAGTAGTACTGAtgatattacaattttatttaaacttcCAATAGAATATAAgcatatcaaaaagaaattaaactcaATTTTGAAAAAGTATTTGACTTTTAAATCACTGAAGAGAAATTTGTTAGGAAATATCTTGGCAACAAAGAAGGATCctattacagaaaagaaaataatcgttGCAGGAAAGTATAATTAGAAATAGTTAAATTAAATGAATCTAATGGCCTCGAATTTATACGAAATCAAAAATCATTTCAGTGTAATAACTGctgaaagtaacatgaaaaacCAGAAGTGGCAAGATATCAGTACCAAATAATGTTTGAACTGACAACTTTCTTCTACGCAGGAGTAATTAATGAATGCAAAGAGGTTATGCTAACGCTAAGGGTACTACCTCATAGGTAACTTGTCTGGCCATGCGAAAATATTAGGGTCTTTACAAGCAGCCAATGACAGAACGAATCTTCTATGTCGTAATCATGGCACATTTCAAagacgaaaaacaaaattatttgggATCTAACTTTTTAATCAAAAGGAATCACTCGGTTCCAAAATAATCTACAGATTTCTAGGAATAAGGCAGCTAACAAGTGCTTGAGCAACCCATAGGAATGAATGACctaaaaaggaattttgaaaaatCCATCAATTAAAATCTGACCCATTTAACTGCTCACGATGAGAAATGTGAGTAAAATCAATAACCCAATGTGAAACTCCATCCACTTTTAATCAAGGAGAATGGACATGAACCCTCCATGTTAATTCACTTGATGATGTCATCTGATGATAATGGatagaaaataaatgtgatgAAGTATGGTTACGTTTATCGATAATGATGAATAACAAAGGGACTCAAAACGATGAGACGAGTAGAGGGGCTTCCAACTATGCAAGATGATGTCAGATTAATTAATGGGTTATCAACGTcatatttatatggaattttcTAGAATAATCTAAAGTTTAGAAATCGCGATtccacgaggagagagagagagagagagagagagagagagagagagagagagagagagagagagagagagagagagagagagagagagagtttaaataaaaataaaattcttttaaattcatatcTCTTAACCTTGTCTAGAAATAAATATtccaaggagagaaagagagagacagacatacagacagacagacggacggacagagagagagagagagagagagagagagagagagagagagagagagagagagaggaaaggtaatgtttaaataaaaaaaaatccgtgaaaCTCATTTAATCTTGTGATAGTGTGGGTTGCCAGGATGTACATTCTCATGTCCTTCTCCCCTGACCTTCCGCCAGACAGTCCAAAACGAGTCATAGTCAAAGGTCCCTCTGTAGCAGCTGCAGGACAGACCTTCACTCTGACCTGCATCACTTCCAGCGCAAATCCTCCTGCCTCCATCAACTGGTTGGTTGacggtgagtaaaaaaaaaaaaaaaaaaaaaaaaacggcttctTTAAACGCTAAGTTTGCTAAGGTTTAGATTTTTAGACCTCAGAGGTGAGACAAAATGGCAGATTTACCaagatgaaattttgttttgtcaaATTTCCCTGGGGTTAAGTTCCACACGTAATTGCGTGTTGATATTTCTATGTAATACACTTGTAAATATATGActaataaaacagttttagttttatgcTTTGACAATAGTTTTGGTGAGCTCTCAAATATTTGTGGGTTAGAACATCAAGAGCCAAAATAACATGATTTACATTTAACGAAAATTATTTTCCCAAGAGATAACCAACTCGGTTTGGTTTGACATCTATTGGTTTATCGTAAGCCTGTCAAATAACTCATTTTGCCTAGACAGTAACTATCtcaatttctgaaatatttgtaaataagttATGTAAAAACTCATTCTATCCATTCAACATGATAGTTTTTCTTGTGGAAAAGTTTGTCCATATGATTCCATTCGGTTTGTCTGTCCACTGGTCTCCCCCGCAGTTTACTTTTTTAGCAGTTCCACCCTTCATtactgagattctctctctctctctctctctctctctctctctctctctctccttatatctttatatcttgCATTGAATATTAGTGATTACAAAAAACATTGTTTACAAAGGCAATAATTTACTATGCATGAGAACAACCCATCAGTACATTTTTTGTCACCTACAAGATTCAAAGCACTGAAGAAAGGTGAatgaatactaaaataaaaaatcgtaaTCTTTTTAGGGTACACTTCATGTAGCCTTCCTGACCTTAACGGACAGTTTGAAGTTGGCTCACATAAACTCGTCCTTTACCTGTCCTTACTTAATGCCTTAACTGGCGTCATTCTCTTGCGCTTATATATCAGTTCCGGAACTTTGTTGCCATTCGATTCTTAACTGTGAGAAATTTATCTTCCAGTTCAGTTCTCGAGTTTAACGGCCAATATTTAACATTCACATTCTTACTTCACGCTGTTGAAGCTTCTCTGTACTTAGCTCGGTTTTAATATTCTCCTAATTTATTATAACATCCTCTCTTCACCTCTCGCAGGGGTTGAGGTGGCAACTGTAGCTTCCCTGGTGAgcgagggagaagggggaggttGGGTGACCTCATCTGACCTTAATTACAGCCTAGAAAGGTCACTGAGTCTCGCCGAGATCAGCGTCGAATGCAGAGCTTATAATTCTGTCAGCGATGCAGTGGTTAAGGAGACTCGTGTTATCAGTGTTATAAGTAAGTAGGGAActtaaatcttatttctttaattaaggGAATGAATTTCTACGGGAATTTTTGGCtggatttataaatatacttcacCACAGACTGAAATTTTAAacgaaattatgaattttatgtatATCCTCGGGTGTCGACTAGTGTGTATATCTATAATACTTTATAATGAATAGGTTaattgtaaatgatttttgtgtgaatttttttttaaatggattgaATTGTGCTAGTAAAATTGACCTATTGGATCTGTTAGAAGACGAGACTAGAATAATGTTGCTTGTTCTAGGTTGCAATTTTCTCAATGGAAATTGCTGATGAAGCTTAATTTtaacatgaaattcaaaatattcttttactgTTACACAATAATCAACAACAGATTTTGTTGAaacttaaacatttaaatttcttcaggaaatttgataaaaagatttttatttacagCCTCACATTCTGTCTTAATCTTTTGTACAGACTTGAAGACTAGCTCCTTAAAGAATAGCAATTAAAATTCAACATATAAAATGATATCATTATCAAATTAATactcttttaaaaattattctgatTTACAGACTTATCACAAATCAtcatgggaaatatatatatatatatatatatatatatatatatatatatatatatatatatatatatatatatatatatatatatatatatatatatatatatatatatatatatatatatatatatatatatatatatatatatatatatatatatatatatatatatatatatatatatatatatatatatatatatatatatatatatatatatatatatatatatatatatatatatatatatatatatatatatatatatatatatatatatatatatatatatatatatatatatatatatatatatatatatatatatatatatatatatatatatatatatatatatatatatatatatatatatatatatatatatatatatatatatatatatatagtatatatatatatatacaatatatatatatatatatatatatatatatatatacacacacacacacgagtatatattgttacaaatgtCTTTGCCATTTGTGGTGATTTTTCCctcttgatatttttcttataagttacagtgaattatttttttatttgaccaaCATGGATTACCATACATTTCAAAAAAAGTACTAAATGTTTTGATGTTTCCACACCAAGCATCCCCATGTTTTCCCAGGCTCAGTTAAGCCAGTGCAGGTGTATAATGGAAAACTAAGTGCAAGACCCTACCGCAAGTCattactgatctgacctgacctTAGTGACGCACCCCTAAGGTGACATTTTTAGCAGCTGCTTGCAAGTAGCACTccccctttgagagttccttctattgttaCAATTGTTCTCAGTTCTCCAGTCACGCATGCCCCTTCGCATTTTTCTgagtttcccctccttcccaactacctgcactgccatcaagggtcacctttcttgacctgacccacacctgagGCTCCGCTTACTAACACCTGCAACCCTGCTACAAATCCCTCGACTCTCCCATCAAATTGTCACCCCACTGACACCTCTCCCCCTTGAACCTTTTATCTGGCCGCCATAcgatgacctttctaggtacctggaTGGATTAACGACACACCCTGCAAGTAGGACCATGGAGGacccattaagaagaggctgtcagaagtgtcaaaatagAACCATTGCTGGTGgactgtgatatatatactggCCCCAACAAATGACTCTTGCACTAGTTCCTCTTCAAGAGTCAAGCTGCCAACATAACCTATGCTAGGCCCCCTTCAGGTGCCTCCCTGCTTGTAGACACTCTGCTCAACCTTTTCCAGAAGACACACTGCTAGTATGTGCCATGCTAGTTACCTCTACAACGCCACTCTATGTCTCCCTCCTGGcaccatgcacacacacacatcaccatTAATTAACCTTGTTCTACTACTCTAGTCTACTCACCCGACTTCCCGCCACTGGATGCCTTCTGCTAGCCGCCTTCCACAGACATCACCCTGCTGAATTACCTGATGACGTTCCCCTGTCCAGAAGTCAACGAGAGACTTTGCATGAGTCCTCCTTCAAGTAGTTCCTACACTGCCTGCATCGAAGATTGCCGTATCCAGCTACTCACCTCTGCACGCTGACACCCTACTAGTCTTCCAGTTCCCCTACACTTTGTCGTATTTTCCTCGGGGACTTCCGCTGACGCCCTATGGCAGAACCCTGGCTCTATGAACTTCACGTCTTGTCCATGGACCTATGGTAATGGATCGGAAGTTGTTTGTCGGCCCCTTAACTATGTCCTATCTGTGCTTATATGCCTGTTCTATTTCCTGTAACCATATTCCTGTTCCCCTCCCTCAGAGATTctagtgattttgattgtggtggaattgtgatcaaCAGTGACACATTTTAGTTTCATTCACATACTTGcgtttaattgtaattattatgtaAGACAGTGTTCTGATATTTTGCCTATGTGAATTCACTGTCATTTCACTCTATTTCATTCATGCGTGTTCAAatttcctgctcttgcagatccttGACATCAAGTCCCTGTTGTGTGGTATCAACTGTATATCAATGTTGCCaccttcctgcatatccaggtgCCATTTCCTCCTTGATGTCTATTGCTTGTTAGCCTATAAAAGGCCCAGTGTGTCAGATTTGCGGTTGTGGCACTTCGCTTGAGTATTTTGTGATTCTTTTGTGTAATATAATTCTTGACTGTGCCATGGAGCTCTGTTGATAACTcctgtacatattttatcttctgattaaattagtgaattatactatttagtggacacCTTAAGTTTACCTACAACCCTTTCATTTACTTGTAATTTTGAGtacttttcacttttaactttttctgttcacaaGAGCGCAGCAGCCCTCAGTCAGGTTTAGTTATCAGAAATCCTAGTTAGAGCCACCTTTCCAAACACAGGGCAGCGCTAGCATGACATTGACGACCTTGCCAGGACCCTTAGAGCTTGGGTACAAGCAGCAATGatcatttaaagtaaaatttagaaCTCCTTGCAACTCAGTCAACTAGCAAATCAGTTTCGACTAGCTGAATCTGAGTTCCCCTTTTACCGAGCAGCACTTCATTGGCATAAATTGTTTTGGCATCCTTTGACTGTAGCACACAACACTAAATACGAATctcctttgtattttgtgttttagtaTTTTCCATTCGCGAGTGTTTAAACTTTTCTTCAAGCAAGAGTGAATTTCCAGTGTATCGTAGTACCCTTGAGTGCGAGTTGCCATTTGCCGCTTGCCTGTACCTTAACCGAGTGTAAGTACAGTGTTTACGAGACTTTATATCTCAGTTTATTTGTTCAATGTTTAGTAACAACAGTGATaactcatttaataatttaacaaatttggTCAAATATCGAAtacattattcgtacatatgagagatttagatcatcctattaagtTGAGTAAAGCActatctttagtcccgtgcaatgacacaattaaaaggaatatcattgaatcttgttttatcaagtcaaataatgaaagtgttctaaatttaagtcttggtttgtttaaacttgatgccttcataattaataaagttgttgataaatatatacatgcaaaatgaatattcatttctatatatgtttctccaatttgaatgggtaagattccggtTCTCTTATGGTGATCCTGGATTTGCCGTGgaataccttttgttttttacccccgacaattaaccatctggtattcaaggttatacatgttttttggattttgtaagcctaaacttccATTTATCTCTTGTTGTGTGGTCTGTGGTTCcagtttgatatttatatatatatatatatatatatatatatatatatatgacatatatatatatatatatatatatatatatatatatatatatatagctatagatatatatatatatatatatttctgtttatgaattacaaaaaaatatatgcgtTTGAAATATGTGGTTGAGCAGGTGTAGAATATTGCCTTTTATCTCGGATTATCCTGGAAAATCTTTCTGTggttaccctttgacaactgaccatctgttttattattatcctgGAAaaatcttgttctttttgtttactttttgttataCTTTGTAACCTCCTTTTTATCTGTCTCATTTgatgcccagacgatgcgttagtAAACGTGAAATGTCTTGGTACTGAACTTGCCAATTAACCTGTCAATTTCAAGTGGGATTtgtcacaaaaaattattatatacatacatatatatatatatatatatatatatatatatatatatatatatatatatatatatatatatatatatatatatatatatatatatatatatatatatatatatatatatgaagataaaagacccatgaaacactgtatgaacgtttcaaatATGGTTGAAACTTTCACACAGTGTttttgggcctttttatcttcatatttacactatatattacagttaaagatattcatatatatatatatatataatatatatatatatatatatatatatatatatatatatatatatatatatatatatatatatatatatatatatatatatatatatatatatatatatatatatatatatatcattgttacgtgtgagggtcttgctgatcatgtattattcaatttacgtaattttttacggccctgcaaaccaagattacacgtaacctgccacttgaagccaaaagttaacctcaaa
Proteins encoded:
- the LOC136854799 gene encoding nephrin-like; the encoded protein is MYILMSFSPDLPPDSPKRVIVKGPSVAAAGQTFTLTCITSSANPPASINWLVDGVEVATVASLVSEGEGGGWVTSSDLNYSLERSLSLAEISVECRAYNSVSDAVVKETRVISVIKPPGRPSLQVEGVGDVVAGGQLVVKCSSAGGNPHPGVTWVLNQRTPFLLLGKYQGLVRE